In Macadamia integrifolia cultivar HAES 741 unplaced genomic scaffold, SCU_Mint_v3 scaffold1549, whole genome shotgun sequence, a single genomic region encodes these proteins:
- the LOC122064167 gene encoding probable inactive patatin-like protein 9 produces the protein MLLSRDRSKEWRNIQHREMELSKITQEIFSRLEQKWLSHCEDKKTRILSIDGGGTKGFVAGAALIHLEDQIQAKTGDSQSRISDFFDVLAGTGIGAIFSAMLTADDGKGRPLFTARDAVQFVQEKHSEMFKVKHGGIFRRRCRFSSKNIEKVLKDALTREDGKVLTLKDTCKPLLVPCYDLNSSAPFVFSRADASESPSFDFELWKVCCATSATPSLFKPFNLTSIDGKTSCLAIDGGLVMNNPTAAAVTHALHNKRDFPSVNGVQDLLVLSLGNGPSSGPSLSRRKLQRNGECSTPLIVDIVLDGVSETVDQMLGNAFCWNRTDYVRIQANGFVSEYMKPTMDGVLKERGVESLPFGGKRLLTETNGQRIERFVQRFVASSGNSSSLPPSPCKETAVSPLASGR, from the exons ATGCTTCTCA GCAGAGATCGATCTAAAGAGTGGAGGAACATCCAACATAGAGAAATGGAGCTTAGCAAGATAACGCAGGAGATCTTCTCGAGATTGGAGCAGAAATGGCTATCGCATTGTGAAGACAAGAAAACTAGAATTCTCAGCATTGATGGTGGTGGAACAAAAGGTTTTGTAGCCGGAGCGGCTTTAATCCATCTGGAAGACCAGATCCAAGCCAAAACCGGAGATTCTCAATCTCGAATCTCCGATTTCTTCGACGTTCTTGCTGGAACGGGGATAGGCGCCATTTTCTCTGCAATGCTGACGGCAGACGACGGTAAAGGCCGTCCGCTCTTCACTGCAAGAGACGCTGTTCAATTTGTGCAGGAAAAACACTCGGAGATGTTCAAGGTCAAGCATGGAGGAATTTTCCGTCGACGTTGCAGGTTTTCGAGTAAGAACATCGAGAAAGTCTTGAAAGACGCTTTAACCAGAGAAGACGGTAAGGTTTTGACTTTGAAAGACACTTGCAAGCCTCTTCTTGTTCCTTGCTACGATCTGAACAGCTCTGCACCGTTCGTCTTCTCCCGTGCCGACGCTTCGGAGTCCCCGAGCTTCGATTTCGAGCTCTGGAAGGTATGTTGTGCCACGTCAGCCACTCCAAGTTTGTTCAAACCGTTTAATCTCACCTCCATTGACGGCAAAACGTCGTGTCTGGCTATTGACGGAGGTCTCGTCATGAACAACCCCACGGCAGCTGCCGTTACTCACGCCTTGCATAACAAACGGGATTTCCCCTCTGTGAACGGCGTCCAAGACTTGCTGGTTCTATCACTGGGTAACGGACCTTCGAGTGGTCCGTCACTGTCACGGCGAAAACTACAGCGTAACGGGGAATGCTCAACGCCGTTGATCGTTGACATCGTACTTGACGGCGTCTCGGAAACCGTCGACCAAATGCTCGGGAACGCTTTCTGTTGGAACCGTACAGACTACGTGAGAATCCAG GCCAACGGATTCGTTTCGGAATATATGAAGCCAACGATGGATGGGGTTCTGAAAGAGAGAGGAGTGGAGTCGTTACCGTTTGGCGGGAAACGGTTACTGACGGAGACTAACGGACAAAGAATCGAGAGGTTCGTGCAACGCTTCGTTGCTTCTTCGGGAAACAGTAGTAGTCTACCGCCAAGCCCTTGTAAGGAAACAGCTGTTAGCCCTCTGGCAAGTGGCCGTTAG